The Salvelinus namaycush isolate Seneca unplaced genomic scaffold, SaNama_1.0 Scaffold4038, whole genome shotgun sequence DNA window GTAGAAAAAATTCATTTAGTGGGGTTTTCTCTACTGTTTAAAGGGATATTGTGAGATTTTGGCAATTTAGCCGTCTTTCTTTAGTTTGAAGGAAGTTTTTAAATTAACTACTGCAGCATCAGCACAATTATTAACTCTGAGAGCAGATCCCAAAGACTTCTAGTCATTGCGCTGACGCTAGTTAGCGATCGCTGGAAAAACTACCTTCAAAGTCCTTCATATTTCATGCAGAGACAAAATCTGACTCTGGGTTAGAAGAAAAAGGTTGTAATTGCCAAAATATTGCACTATCCCTTTAAGGAGGAAATGGCatcggttccaatccaagtgccatttatcaaactccaggcggtgctatggtcagatgacatgaaaatagagctctttagTCATGAACTTCAGCGGTGGTTTTGGTGTGGAAAAACAGAAGCATGTGCAGAGAAGTACCTCATACCTACAGTAAAATATGGTTCTGCATCTTTCACGTTTATGAAGCTTTTTTGCTTCCCTGGTTCTGTGGCCCTTTTTAAGCTCAACGGCATCATAAACTTGGTACCAAGTACAAGGACATTATAGCCCCAAAAAAACTAGTTCTCTCTGCCGGGATGCTGACATTGGCTGCAAGTGGATCTTcaagcaagacaataacccccaagcacacatcaaaatccacaatgAAATGGTTAAATGACCACAAAATCAATATGTTGCAAtgtccatctcagtctccggacagaaaggacgcctgtatctttgtagtgactgggtgtattgatacaccatccaatgtgtaattaataccattctcaaagggatattcaatgtctgcttttttttattttacccatctTTCAATAGGTGCCCTTggttgcaaggcattggaaaactccctggtcattgtggttgaatctgtgtttgaaatgcattgctcgactgagggaccttacagataattatatgtgtggggtacagagatgaggtagtcattcaaaaatcatgtcaaacattattattgaacacagagtgagtccatgcaacttataatGTGACTTGATAAGaacatctttactcctgaacttgttTAGGTTTgacataacaaagaggttgaatacttattgactcaagacttttcagcttttcattttgctTTTATCATCAAGCTGCAAATTTAGAGTGAAAATGATTTTCCCCAAATGAGAAACTCACGCGCTGCAAATATAttccagttaggctctacacccattGTAAAGAGGATTAATGGGCTTCATTTTAacaagttatttggccactttagttgtgatacaaaccttatcaaaacatatggtgcggcagggtagcctagtgttagagtgttggactagtaaccgaaaggttgcaagattgaatccccgagctgacaaggtacaaatctgtcgttctgcctctgaacccactgttcctagatcgtcattgaaaataagaatttgttcttagctgacttacctagttaaataaaggtaaaataaaacatataggcctatgggctcagctacatgaggtgtggcactatgatttgaaaaagtggCCCAAAAAAAGGTATGTGCTGTTTCTTGAATTccactgggcatcattcacaactgatgggctaatattgtcacccatcagactattcttgatttaatcttgtctttaaatGTACTAAATGTGtgcaatttgttttgatttagaatggacaatTATCATGCatctgtctcgaaacaggggccATAATgttttattccagcccaggtgaaTTTAGATTTTGGCTAGATGGGGTTCattgtatgtgcaacgttttacgctgatccaatgaaccatttcatttctgttcaaaatgttgtatcaacactgcccaaatgtgcctaatttgttaatGAACATTATCTGACTTATTAAACATTATCTGACTAGGCACAATTTATATTTTGGCTGCTAGATTGCAGCAGTGTATTAGCAAAGTTTTGCATTtctattcaaaatgttgtataaagcctacccaaatgtgcctaattggtcaatatatacattttcaagtagataactgtacactctcctcaaacaatagcatggcattttttcactgtaacatctactgtaaattggacagtgcagtttgattaacaagaagttaagattTCTGCCCGAaaaagacatgtctatgtcctgggaaatgttcttgttacttacaacctcaggctaatcacattagcgcacgttagctcaaccatcccgcaggagggacaccgatcccgaggTGAACTGAATTGGAGaatttagtatgtgtgtgtgtttgtgtgtgtgtgcgctcgctcgctcgctcgtgCTAGTGTGAGATCCTAGACCCATTATAACCCcaccactattccactacttggcccaatctgatcctagacccattataacctcaccactattccactacaTGACCCTATCtgaaatatacgtggtgttttcgctgtaaaacattttaaaatcggacatgttggctggattcacaagatgtttatctttcatatgctgtattggtcttgttaatgtgtgaaagttaaatatttctaaaaaatatattttgaatttcgcgccctgcacttgaagtggctgttgtcatattgcgcccggcttcgggcttgcagcccaaagaagttaactgccttgttcagtggcagaacaacagatttttaccttgttagcctTGGGATTCGAACTTTCAGCCTTTCGGtccaagtccaacgctctaaggatcagctgtcagagcagcttaccgtgcactgcacctgtacacagcccctctgtaaatagcccatccaactacctcatctccatattatttgttgctcttttgcaccccagtatctctacttgcacatcatctgcacatctatcaatcCAGTGTTAATATTACATTTTAATTATTTCAccacaatggcctatttattgccttacctctctaatcttagttcatttgcacacactgtacatagatgtttctattgtgttgactgtatgtttgtttatcccatgtgtagctgttgtttttgtcacactgctttgctttaccttggccagggcacggttgtaaatgagaacttgttactGGCCTACTTGGTTAAATCAAGGTAAtataaaatgctgtggtagccatgctggttaagtgtgccttgaattctaaataaatcactgacagtgtcaccaacaaagcagccccacaccatcacacctccatgcttcacggtgggaacaccACATGCGGAGAACATCCGTTCACCTAGTCGGCGCCTCAAACCAAAAATTTGGACTAAGACCAAATGACAGGTTCCCACAGGTCTACTcattgcagcagaggtaactacagtgtgtcttcctttcctgtggtgatcctcgagagccagtttcatcatagcgcttggttttTGAGACTTCACTTGAAGGTTCAAAGTTCCGCATtttctgaccttcatgtcttaaagtaatggactgtttctctttgcttatttgagctgttcatgccataatatggacttgacaTTTAACATGTAGGACTtagtataccacccctaccttgtcacaacacaactgatctgCTCAAACACATTGAGGATAGAAATTCCAcaagcacacctgttaactgaaatgcattccaggtgactacctcatctagttgagagaatgccgagtTTGTAAAAAGCTGTCAAGGTAAAGGGTAGCtactttttgatttgtttaagacaTGATGCCATAGGTGTTATTTCAAAGGTCCTTCACTGTtctacaacatagaaaataaaacccaggtatgagtaggtgtgttcattTGGGACTGGTTCTGTAACTATAGTAGATCTAGCCTGTAGAAGCTattgggatcctcctctttttaatagaagcCATCAGGCTGTTTTCACACAATTGCATAGGttatagaaatgttgtgcaacatgagctcatgaagTGATTTAGATTTGctttgatgtcagagtgattagagggacaatagagtgctgagtaccaggcagttagcaagtgtGGTAGAagactactaatgaccatcagcagcatcagagcttggagaagctcAATTACTaaatggtcacgtggaatttgactgccttcatgtcCTGTAactgccggtgtggtggtaatacagtcaccaTAACAGTCCTACTCCTTCCTCCACTTCCCAGAAATGGACCAGTTCAGATACATTGTTCAACATATCACACCAACAAGGAAGTAAGTAAATCAACAGTTTAATATCAGGATTTCTCCATGCGAATCAGTTCCTGTAGTACAGTAAAGACAACTGTTCGTCTTTTCAACGTCTTCATTCCAACGCCTTTCACCTACAATTATACAAAAAACATCATCAATAATCAGCTGCAAAGTAGTAACATTTAGTGAATGAGTATGTATATACATGCACCTTGGTGGAACAGTTGCTAGCAGTTGCTAGCAGTGCCTGGTGGAGTATCACTACCCGGGACCTTCTGTCCAGTACTGGTCACACACCAACAGTGACCTACCAGAAAGACATGTTGCATATACAATATATACACATTGAAGTGTCACATTAAACTGAATTGAGAATTTTGTGCGGCCGTGTTAACCTGTAGATCCCCAACATTGCTCAGGGGTGTATTGGCCATTGTAGTCACACGTGGGGACGTAGGCTCCAATTGAGCCATTTAAAGCGGCATCTCTAGCATCCTCACATGGGGTCTTGGGTCGTATCATAGCATCTGGACACAGGTAACATACATTGTAATGTGACCATAACATTGCAGGACAATATACATTTCTGGACATACATTCTGGAATCTTGGGGTGCGTCCACTATGTGCCCTATTCAGAAGTAGTTTATacggaatagggttccatttcagatGCAACCTAGGTACTTCCTGTCTAAATATTGAAG harbors:
- the LOC120041091 gene encoding equistatin-like translates to MATLTIILLVSTAFALGDAMIRPKTPCEDARDAALNGSIGAYVPTCDYNGQYTPEQCWGSTGHCWCVTSTGQKVPGSDTPPGTASNC